A single region of the Parasphingorhabdus litoris DSM 22379 genome encodes:
- a CDS encoding TonB-dependent receptor, which yields MPSRSFRLLHAAMLTGAANIAIVGSAHAQEQAMSFNMPDQSLSSALKDYALKTGKNLVYPPSMIANKRANAINGRLTPTQALRLLLRGTSISFREIQPNVVTLRIADTSQRRNAARFAVASPTAVQAASISTAAQNDGSSDDGSTGVVAGTVVNRSTGAALKGALVRVDGTNLETITDDRGHYYFPAVPRGQQIIRVEYLGEQARTAIVSVSPGSRQQANVQIGDANQDIVVFGYRSSIQQALNKQKNADNSATVVSSDLLGGFPAETVSEALRRVPGVAFGRDDETGEGSRITVRGFSSEAINVQLNGLELQGTSFDRTIDLSGFLADNISQVTIHKSLLPSHESTGSGGLVEIETKSGLDYGDFALNLSAEGERNFKSRFGDEYQFNGTLAKKITPNFGVAATIQYRKTDRSNYDVSIVDIIPPVFPIGFNTITRIPASFEFPFDPEVNQQLITSSSYTRRERAEESIVGSINFAWDIADHTKLRLDLQRNVRDVQSSNALAAIGFRTFRREMPIPELGGEVRQRQTLTALVPRQNFTARDEKLTSDTISFRGDTNVGRFEIFYKAGYARSRAEGNNSSIALLQTASTDIFDLINPSTILVNPDDDAAQTPRVVGGGFFFADNGIPVPSLTAEGLARISDPSRYDVRFATVNPIDNPTTSYSAELKARYIPAPDFIDYVEIGSKYNRNVRETVGTFSDPRQVLSQRFSRIIGRETPLSVFDSGTFSNEDFGRLGANGFFVPFLTSDVSKSIFAQLPDFVADDPATMFNEERYTFSDFTTVDPILDSAGFLRPTKTIEEKIAGYLEAKVNFGRFDLVAGVRYERERRDGQQISSPTVILDLPGIRREPRETFVDAGLVFVDSTAGTVQTWTPSFLATYRPNSNIVARLGYFRSTVHPDIRLLNRGRSFSVDLRPAFANVTIREANPNLKPSTTDNVDFDIAYYFDDTPGLVRASLFYKKISNNFTNVLSSSAENGDVEQRFRERFAPLADTRPEFLELQPNTEFLVNRPENGEGGTIWGAEFEVTRRLNFLPGFLSDFGILANATYTNGDFPTLVSARDDNGDIIQLSLDRALRDQARWVYNLSLDYERDGFQGRVIFTHQDATAQTFDEFNLNTVIPSYSTLDARFSYSFERFGGLFTVFVEGDNLLQGSKEADIRSTTSSQFGIGSADFNFPQSLQFNGGRTVTMGIRANF from the coding sequence ATGCCATCTCGTTCGTTCAGGCTGCTCCACGCAGCTATGCTCACCGGTGCCGCCAATATTGCTATCGTCGGATCGGCGCATGCGCAGGAACAGGCCATGTCGTTTAACATGCCAGACCAGTCTCTATCTTCTGCATTGAAGGATTACGCGCTGAAAACCGGCAAGAACCTCGTCTATCCACCCAGCATGATTGCAAATAAAAGGGCCAATGCGATCAATGGCCGACTGACCCCAACCCAGGCTTTGCGGTTGCTGCTTCGCGGAACCTCCATTTCCTTTCGGGAAATCCAGCCGAATGTTGTTACGCTTAGAATTGCCGACACGTCTCAACGGAGAAATGCTGCGAGATTTGCTGTTGCTTCGCCGACTGCAGTGCAGGCCGCATCCATTTCTACCGCTGCACAAAATGATGGTTCATCGGATGACGGCAGTACAGGTGTTGTCGCGGGAACGGTCGTAAACAGAAGCACCGGTGCTGCGTTAAAAGGGGCATTGGTGCGGGTCGATGGAACCAACTTGGAAACGATAACCGACGATCGCGGTCATTATTATTTTCCAGCGGTTCCGCGCGGACAGCAGATCATTCGTGTGGAATATCTTGGCGAGCAAGCAAGGACCGCGATAGTGTCAGTATCCCCTGGCTCGCGTCAGCAAGCCAATGTGCAAATTGGTGATGCCAATCAGGATATTGTGGTTTTCGGTTATCGCAGTTCCATCCAACAAGCGCTGAACAAGCAGAAAAATGCGGACAACAGTGCGACGGTTGTTTCGTCTGACCTGTTGGGTGGCTTTCCTGCTGAGACTGTTTCGGAGGCTTTGCGACGCGTACCGGGCGTGGCCTTTGGGCGCGATGATGAAACGGGTGAAGGGTCGCGAATCACCGTTCGAGGGTTTAGTTCGGAAGCGATTAATGTGCAGCTTAACGGGCTGGAGTTGCAGGGCACCAGTTTTGATCGCACCATCGACTTGAGTGGATTTCTGGCCGACAATATTTCGCAGGTTACTATTCACAAATCTTTGTTGCCAAGCCATGAATCAACGGGGTCGGGCGGTCTGGTTGAAATTGAAACTAAATCAGGGCTCGACTACGGGGATTTTGCACTAAATCTGAGCGCTGAAGGCGAGCGGAACTTCAAAAGTCGATTTGGTGATGAATATCAATTCAACGGGACGCTCGCAAAGAAGATAACACCTAATTTTGGTGTCGCCGCGACAATTCAGTATCGCAAGACCGATCGATCAAACTACGATGTGTCGATTGTTGATATTATACCGCCAGTATTCCCAATAGGTTTTAATACCATAACCCGCATTCCCGCAAGCTTTGAATTCCCCTTTGATCCAGAAGTCAACCAGCAGCTTATAACGAGCTCTTCCTATACTCGCCGAGAGCGGGCTGAAGAGTCGATCGTCGGTTCGATAAACTTTGCGTGGGACATTGCAGATCACACCAAGTTGAGATTGGATTTGCAACGTAACGTCAGGGACGTCCAAAGCAGCAATGCATTGGCAGCGATTGGTTTTAGAACCTTTCGTCGGGAGATGCCGATCCCTGAACTTGGCGGAGAAGTGAGACAGCGCCAAACGCTGACGGCTCTCGTGCCTCGGCAGAATTTTACAGCGCGAGACGAAAAGCTCACTTCAGACACTATAAGCTTTCGCGGCGATACAAATGTTGGCCGTTTTGAAATATTCTACAAGGCTGGATATGCGCGATCGCGCGCAGAGGGCAATAATAGTTCTATTGCTTTGCTTCAGACCGCTTCGACTGATATTTTCGACTTGATCAACCCTTCAACGATCCTCGTAAATCCTGATGATGATGCAGCACAGACGCCACGTGTTGTCGGAGGCGGTTTCTTTTTTGCGGACAATGGTATCCCGGTTCCTTCACTTACAGCCGAAGGATTGGCGCGTATTTCAGATCCGTCCAGATATGATGTGCGTTTCGCAACTGTGAACCCAATTGATAACCCGACGACGTCGTATAGCGCGGAATTGAAAGCGCGATATATTCCGGCTCCTGACTTTATTGACTATGTTGAAATAGGATCAAAATATAATAGAAACGTTCGAGAAACTGTCGGTACATTTTCCGATCCACGACAAGTTCTCAGTCAAAGATTTTCGAGGATTATTGGCCGAGAAACGCCATTATCAGTGTTTGATTCCGGAACTTTTAGCAACGAAGATTTTGGTAGACTTGGCGCAAACGGTTTTTTTGTTCCGTTTTTGACATCGGATGTCTCAAAGAGTATTTTCGCCCAACTGCCTGATTTTGTGGCCGATGATCCGGCTACTATGTTCAATGAAGAGCGCTACACTTTTTCTGACTTCACGACAGTGGATCCGATATTAGATAGCGCTGGCTTCCTTCGGCCGACCAAAACCATTGAAGAGAAAATTGCAGGCTATCTAGAAGCGAAGGTGAACTTTGGTCGCTTTGATTTGGTAGCCGGCGTTCGATATGAGCGCGAAAGACGCGACGGACAGCAGATATCTTCACCAACGGTGATATTGGATTTGCCGGGTATCCGGAGAGAACCACGAGAGACGTTTGTGGATGCCGGTCTTGTGTTTGTTGATAGCACTGCAGGCACTGTGCAGACTTGGACGCCGAGCTTTCTTGCAACATATCGTCCCAACTCCAATATCGTGGCGAGACTGGGTTACTTCCGTTCTACAGTCCATCCAGATATCAGGCTCCTTAACCGAGGGAGGAGTTTTAGCGTCGATTTGCGCCCGGCTTTTGCAAACGTAACAATTCGGGAGGCCAATCCAAATTTGAAGCCATCAACGACCGACAATGTTGATTTCGATATCGCTTACTATTTCGATGATACACCTGGACTGGTTCGCGCGTCACTATTTTATAAGAAGATCAGCAACAATTTCACAAACGTGCTGTCTTCATCGGCTGAAAATGGAGACGTAGAACAGCGGTTTCGTGAGAGATTTGCACCTCTAGCAGATACGCGGCCAGAGTTTCTGGAGTTACAGCCGAATACGGAATTCTTGGTCAATCGGCCAGAAAATGGTGAAGGAGGAACCATTTGGGGAGCCGAGTTCGAGGTTACTCGGCGGTTGAATTTTCTACCAGGATTCCTCAGTGATTTCGGAATATTAGCCAACGCGACCTATACTAATGGTGACTTCCCGACTTTGGTTTCGGCTCGCGATGACAATGGCGATATCATTCAACTCAGTCTTGATCGGGCTCTGCGTGATCAAGCGCGATGGGTTTACAATCTATCGCTGGACTATGAGCGTGATGGATTTCAGGGGCGTGTAATTTTTACACATCAGGATGCTACTGCTCAGACTTTTGACGAGTTCAATCTGAACACTGTTATCCCATCGTACAGCACATTGGACGCTCGTTTTTCTTACAGTTTTGAACGCTTCGGTGGTCTTTTCACTGTGTTTGTAGAAGGTGACAATCTTCTGCAAGGTTCCAAAGAAGCCGATATTCGCTCCACTACCAGTTCACAATTCGGTATCGGCAGTGCAGACTTTAACTTCCCTCAAAGCCTCCAATTTAACGGCGGCCGCACCGTCACAATGGGTATCCGTGCCAATTTCTAA
- a CDS encoding 3'(2'),5'-bisphosphate nucleotidase CysQ: protein MTDAELAAKLAEDAGALLLELRNSSDLTGKNLGDAGDHKANTMLIAALREHRPDDGILSEESQETNARLSKNRVWIIDPVDGTREYSEGRSDWAVHVALAIDGKAAIGAVALPSLNMTLRSDVTTASPTRSDKLRMVVSRSRPAKEAVAVAEILDAELIPMGSAGAKAMAVVRGEADIYLHSGGQYEWDNCAPVAVAQAYGLHCSRIDGEPLTYNQSDTYLPDLLICHKEDASHILDLVNGINDQ, encoded by the coding sequence ATGACAGATGCTGAATTGGCTGCGAAACTGGCAGAAGACGCCGGTGCATTGCTATTGGAATTGAGAAACTCATCAGATTTGACCGGCAAAAACCTTGGTGACGCCGGTGACCACAAGGCAAATACTATGCTGATAGCGGCTCTTCGCGAGCATCGCCCCGACGACGGTATCCTTTCTGAAGAAAGCCAAGAAACGAATGCTCGATTGAGCAAGAACCGTGTCTGGATCATTGATCCGGTGGATGGTACTCGCGAGTATAGCGAGGGTCGCAGCGACTGGGCTGTGCATGTCGCGCTGGCCATAGACGGCAAGGCTGCAATTGGAGCGGTCGCATTGCCGAGCTTAAATATGACGCTGCGCAGTGATGTGACGACTGCCTCTCCCACGCGAAGCGACAAGCTGCGTATGGTCGTGAGCCGATCGCGGCCAGCCAAAGAAGCGGTCGCTGTGGCAGAAATATTGGACGCAGAACTAATCCCAATGGGCTCTGCCGGCGCAAAGGCGATGGCAGTTGTGCGGGGAGAAGCCGATATTTATCTTCATTCTGGCGGCCAATATGAATGGGATAACTGCGCCCCAGTCGCAGTTGCTCAAGCATATGGTTTGCATTGTTCTCGCATTGATGGAGAGCCGCTCACCTACAATCAGAGCGACACATATCTACCCGATCTATTAATCTGCCACAAAGAAGATGCCAGTCACATTTTGGATTTGGTCAACGGCATTAACGACCAATAA
- the cysD gene encoding sulfate adenylyltransferase subunit CysD, translated as MSLTHLQRLESEAIHIMREVASEAEKPVMLYSVGKDSAVMLHLAKKAFFPSPPPFPLLHVDTTWKFQEMYKLREKSAKDAGMELLVHQNPEAKDKGINPFDHGSLHTDMWKTEGLKQALDLHGFDAAFGGARRDEEKSRAKERIFSFRSANHRWDPKNQRPELWKVYNTRKAKGETIRVFPLSNWTELDIWQYIHLENIEIVPLYFSAPRPTVERDGMLLMVDDERFRFEDGEEPVERSIRFRTLGCYPLTGAVESEATTLPQIIQEMLLTTTSERQGRAIDHDQAASMEKKKQEGYF; from the coding sequence ATGAGCCTCACCCATCTCCAACGTCTCGAATCTGAAGCCATTCACATCATGCGTGAAGTTGCATCGGAGGCTGAGAAACCTGTCATGCTCTATTCTGTAGGCAAAGATAGCGCGGTGATGCTGCATCTGGCCAAAAAAGCCTTTTTTCCATCTCCCCCACCCTTTCCGCTTCTCCATGTAGATACCACTTGGAAATTCCAGGAAATGTACAAGCTACGAGAAAAATCAGCCAAAGACGCCGGCATGGAACTGCTCGTCCACCAAAATCCTGAAGCGAAGGACAAGGGCATCAATCCATTCGATCATGGTTCCTTGCATACTGATATGTGGAAAACCGAAGGGCTGAAACAGGCATTGGACCTCCATGGCTTTGACGCTGCCTTTGGCGGTGCACGACGAGACGAAGAAAAAAGCCGAGCGAAAGAACGGATTTTCTCCTTCCGATCGGCCAATCACCGCTGGGATCCCAAAAACCAACGACCAGAGCTTTGGAAAGTTTACAACACGCGCAAAGCCAAAGGCGAGACTATTCGTGTCTTTCCTCTGTCCAACTGGACGGAACTTGATATCTGGCAATATATCCATCTCGAGAATATCGAGATTGTTCCTCTCTATTTCTCGGCGCCGCGCCCGACTGTGGAGCGCGATGGAATGTTGCTCATGGTTGATGACGAACGCTTCCGTTTTGAAGATGGCGAAGAGCCAGTGGAGCGTTCCATCCGTTTCCGTACACTTGGCTGTTATCCGCTGACCGGCGCGGTTGAAAGTGAGGCAACCACCCTCCCCCAGATCATTCAGGAAATGTTGTTGACCACAACATCGGAACGGCAAGGGCGCGCCATTGATCACGATCAGGCCGCATCGATGGAGAAAAAGAAACAGGAGGGGTATTTCTGA
- a CDS encoding FecR family protein, with the protein MKDARSKNAFDTSNSVEEQAAHWFARLRADNAGRSDQKRFKAWLEESPRHAEAYALQEEVWTAMQDSAVDDDILAMRQSALAMPAAANNNGWLKYGAIAASLLVLAISVVIFNPFQFGNGSGNIDPVDQLAQAEPQASPIYKTAIGQRSTVNLPDGSVVELNTDSLIQINFSNERRDVILLRGEALFEVAKDASRPFVVEADGKLVTAIGTTFSVRRADDEIRVTLIEGIVTVDDEDREDANPNAVGTKQLRPGEQLVALGDQPFKVSMINTDAVTSWKDGRLIFDNEPLGAIVQEVNRYSTRKLVVGDATLSDMRVSGIFQVGSVDSFAAALEASFPVANNAQSDEDDIILTWRE; encoded by the coding sequence ATGAAAGATGCGCGATCCAAGAACGCATTCGATACGAGTAACAGTGTCGAAGAGCAGGCGGCACATTGGTTTGCTCGGTTACGGGCCGATAATGCTGGCAGAAGTGACCAAAAACGCTTCAAAGCCTGGCTGGAGGAATCCCCACGCCATGCCGAAGCATATGCATTGCAGGAAGAAGTATGGACAGCAATGCAGGACAGTGCGGTTGATGACGATATTCTTGCCATGCGCCAGAGTGCGTTGGCTATGCCGGCCGCAGCCAATAATAATGGTTGGCTGAAATATGGTGCGATTGCTGCGTCTCTATTGGTGTTGGCGATCTCCGTGGTCATCTTTAATCCATTCCAGTTTGGGAACGGGTCTGGGAACATCGATCCTGTTGATCAACTGGCGCAGGCGGAACCTCAGGCATCGCCCATTTACAAAACGGCTATTGGCCAAAGGTCGACCGTAAATTTGCCAGATGGGTCGGTGGTCGAACTCAACACGGATAGCTTGATCCAGATTAACTTCAGTAATGAGAGGCGTGATGTTATTTTGCTTCGCGGTGAAGCCCTATTCGAGGTGGCGAAAGACGCTAGTCGCCCCTTTGTTGTGGAAGCCGATGGTAAGCTCGTAACCGCTATCGGAACGACTTTTTCGGTGCGACGTGCGGATGATGAAATACGTGTGACCCTTATCGAAGGGATTGTGACGGTTGACGATGAGGATCGCGAGGATGCCAATCCAAACGCCGTTGGCACCAAACAATTGCGGCCTGGCGAACAGCTGGTCGCGCTGGGCGATCAACCTTTTAAAGTTAGCATGATCAACACGGATGCTGTGACCAGTTGGAAAGATGGCAGGTTGATTTTCGATAACGAACCGCTTGGAGCGATTGTTCAGGAAGTGAATCGCTATTCCACGCGCAAACTGGTGGTTGGTGACGCGACTTTATCGGACATGCGGGTAAGCGGTATTTTTCAGGTCGGGTCAGTTGACAGTTTTGCTGCGGCGCTGGAGGCCTCTTTTCCTGTCGCAAACAATGCGCAATCCGATGAGGATGATATTATTCTGACTTGGAGAGAATAG
- a CDS encoding RNA polymerase sigma factor translates to MASKKHTEPRKTGRFRAGDDGSEGRSSHKDLKDLFDQFQIPLEKYFRKRVYNQNEVEDLVQDVFFRLTSRSDNTDLERPEAFIFQIAANLLRDKARREATKRAFTKQLSDQNENAFEEISPERVLLGKEKLVALKNALNELPERTRTVFLLHRFEEFKYREIAQQLGMSMSSVEKHMMVAIKHLTQRLGSSE, encoded by the coding sequence TTGGCATCGAAAAAGCATACTGAACCCCGGAAAACGGGCAGGTTTCGCGCAGGTGATGATGGATCTGAGGGCAGGTCGTCACATAAAGACCTCAAAGACCTTTTTGATCAATTTCAGATTCCTTTGGAAAAATATTTTCGAAAAAGAGTCTACAATCAAAATGAGGTCGAAGATCTGGTTCAGGACGTTTTCTTTCGTCTGACTTCCCGCTCAGATAATACTGATCTGGAACGTCCCGAAGCCTTCATTTTCCAGATTGCCGCAAACCTGTTGCGCGATAAGGCACGCCGTGAAGCGACTAAGCGTGCTTTTACCAAACAACTATCTGATCAAAATGAAAATGCTTTTGAGGAAATCTCACCCGAACGCGTCTTGTTAGGTAAAGAGAAACTAGTGGCGCTGAAAAACGCATTAAACGAATTGCCTGAACGCACACGGACAGTTTTCCTGTTGCACAGGTTTGAGGAGTTTAAATATCGCGAGATTGCGCAACAATTGGGTATGTCAATGAGTTCAGTTGAAAAGCATATGATGGTTGCCATCAAACATCTTACACAGCGTTTGGGGTCGTCAGAATGA
- a CDS encoding NADPH-dependent 2,4-dienoyl-CoA reductase, protein MKYPRLLAPLDLGFTTIKNRSIMGSMHTGLEETEGGFERMAAYFAERAANNIGMIITGGIAPNEESSSGGAMMSSDEEAEKHRMVTSAVHNADPDVKICMQILHPGPLAYTPNAVAPSAVKSRIAPFVPNELDKAGINKQIDDHVRCAVMAKQAGYDGVEIIGSAGYLISTFLVQKTNLREDEYGGSYENRMRFALEIVEQTRAAVGEDFILIFRIAAMDMLEGGMSWDEIVTLGKALEKAGVTIISTHFTWHESAVPTIATMVPRAAFTSVTGRLRKEVNVPVITSNRINMPDIAEQVLERGDADLVSMARPLLADSAFMRKAVEGREDEINTCIACNQACLDHTFSGKLTSCLVNPRACHETLLNYLPAEQAKKIAVVGGGPAGLAYATIAAERGHAVTLFEASSEIGGQFNLAKTIPGKEEFYETVRYFNRMIEVHGIDLRLNTPATAASLKAEDFDDIIIATGIKPRTPDIEGIDHPKVASYIDVITGKKTVGKKVAIIGAGGIGFDVCELISHSGPSGAVDRDVFAAEWGVDFENHPRGGVTGVEPKVAKADREITLLQRKESRVGAGLGKTTGWTHRITLARRGVNMVNGVEYVKIDDDGLHILQNGQPEVMEADTIIICAGQDPLRDTYDALIAEGLKPELVGGAYEAKELDAKAAINQASHMAAVV, encoded by the coding sequence ATGAAATATCCTCGACTACTCGCACCACTAGATCTTGGCTTCACCACGATAAAAAATCGCTCGATCATGGGTTCCATGCACACGGGCCTGGAGGAAACCGAAGGCGGGTTTGAACGTATGGCGGCTTATTTCGCCGAACGCGCAGCCAATAATATCGGCATGATCATCACAGGTGGGATCGCGCCAAATGAGGAATCGTCAAGCGGCGGTGCCATGATGTCGAGTGACGAAGAAGCGGAAAAGCACCGAATGGTGACAAGCGCGGTTCATAACGCCGATCCAGATGTCAAAATCTGCATGCAAATTCTTCATCCCGGGCCATTGGCATACACTCCCAATGCTGTTGCTCCATCGGCGGTAAAATCTCGGATCGCGCCATTTGTTCCGAATGAGCTGGATAAGGCCGGGATCAACAAACAAATTGATGACCATGTCCGCTGCGCCGTGATGGCAAAGCAAGCAGGTTATGACGGTGTCGAGATTATCGGATCCGCTGGTTATCTAATATCGACCTTCCTGGTTCAAAAAACCAATTTACGCGAAGATGAATATGGCGGTTCTTACGAGAACCGTATGCGCTTTGCTCTGGAAATCGTGGAACAAACCCGCGCTGCTGTTGGTGAAGATTTTATCCTTATTTTCCGCATCGCGGCAATGGACATGCTGGAAGGTGGCATGAGTTGGGACGAAATTGTCACGCTTGGAAAAGCGCTTGAAAAAGCGGGCGTCACGATCATTTCCACTCATTTCACTTGGCATGAAAGTGCCGTCCCCACCATTGCAACAATGGTACCACGTGCCGCCTTTACATCCGTTACCGGCCGGCTGCGCAAAGAGGTCAATGTTCCGGTCATCACATCCAACAGGATCAATATGCCGGATATTGCGGAACAAGTTTTGGAGCGCGGTGATGCCGATCTTGTCTCCATGGCTCGTCCGCTGCTCGCAGACAGTGCCTTCATGCGCAAGGCCGTTGAAGGCCGTGAGGATGAGATCAACACATGTATCGCCTGCAACCAGGCATGTCTTGATCACACATTTTCCGGAAAACTGACATCCTGCTTAGTCAATCCGCGGGCTTGTCACGAAACACTGTTAAACTACCTGCCGGCAGAACAGGCGAAGAAAATCGCTGTGGTTGGCGGCGGTCCGGCTGGCCTCGCCTATGCAACTATTGCTGCCGAACGCGGCCATGCGGTGACGTTGTTCGAAGCATCCTCGGAAATTGGTGGTCAATTTAATCTAGCAAAAACGATTCCTGGCAAAGAAGAATTTTATGAAACCGTTCGCTATTTCAATCGCATGATTGAGGTTCATGGGATCGATCTGCGGCTTAACACTCCGGCCACGGCTGCGTCCTTAAAAGCAGAAGATTTTGATGACATCATAATTGCCACTGGTATCAAACCGCGAACGCCAGATATCGAAGGTATCGACCATCCCAAGGTGGCCAGCTATATTGATGTTATCACCGGCAAAAAAACGGTCGGCAAGAAAGTCGCCATTATTGGCGCTGGCGGCATTGGTTTCGACGTTTGTGAGCTAATCAGCCATTCAGGACCATCAGGCGCAGTGGACCGCGATGTCTTTGCTGCAGAATGGGGTGTGGATTTTGAAAATCATCCACGAGGCGGCGTAACAGGTGTTGAACCAAAAGTTGCCAAAGCAGACCGCGAAATCACCTTGCTTCAGCGCAAGGAAAGCCGCGTTGGCGCAGGGCTCGGAAAAACAACAGGATGGACGCATCGCATTACGCTCGCGCGCCGCGGCGTGAACATGGTGAACGGCGTTGAATATGTCAAAATTGACGATGACGGATTGCATATCCTGCAAAACGGACAACCGGAAGTTATGGAAGCCGACACCATTATCATCTGCGCCGGGCAAGATCCGCTGCGTGACACATATGATGCGCTGATAGCCGAAGGATTAAAACCGGAATTGGTTGGCGGCGCATATGAGGCCAAGGAACTGGACGCCAAAGCGGCAATCAACCAAGCGAGTCATATGGCCGCCGTTGTGTAA
- the cysN gene encoding sulfate adenylyltransferase subunit CysN: protein MTHSENISSETIYETDALIAEDIDAYLEAHQHKTMLRFITCGSVDDGKSTLIGRLLYDSKMIFEDQLATLEADSKKVGTQGQDIDFALLVDGLAAEREQGITIDVAYRFFATEKRKFIVADTPGHEQYTRNMVTGASTADLAVILIDARQGILTQTRRHSYLAHLIGIKHLVVAVNKMDLVGYDQSVYDQIIADYSAFAEEIGIEAFTPIPISGLAGDNITSKSDNSSWYDGPTLVEHLENVEVMVTTNQTRPLRMAVQWVNRPNLDFRGFSGQIASGTVKPGDPVRILPSGKTTTVKRIVTMDGDLEEAVAGQSVTLTFADEIDCSRGDVIAAVDAPPQVADQFEATIVWMDEAELLPGRSYWMKIGTQLVSTTVQPPKYQVNVNNMEQLAAKTLELNAIGVAEIATDHPIIFEPYADSRDLGGFILIDKISNATVAAGMLHFCLRRSQNVHWQDVDIDRAAHALQKRQEPRVVWFTGLSGSGKSTIANMVEKRLHALGKHSFLLDGDNVRHGLNKDLGFTDADRVENIRRIGEVAKLMADAGLIVLTAFISPFRAERQLVRSMLPDDEFIEIFVDTPLSVAEERDVKGLYKKARAGELKNFTGIDSDYEIPENAEIRIDTTKMSPEEAAEIIVDKIVGSWSYTI, encoded by the coding sequence ATGACTCATTCCGAAAATATCAGTTCTGAAACTATTTACGAAACCGATGCCCTCATTGCCGAGGATATCGATGCTTATCTAGAAGCGCATCAGCATAAGACGATGCTGCGTTTCATTACCTGTGGTTCAGTGGATGATGGCAAGTCCACGCTAATTGGTAGACTTCTTTACGATTCCAAGATGATCTTTGAAGATCAATTGGCGACATTGGAAGCCGACAGCAAAAAAGTTGGCACACAGGGCCAGGATATCGACTTCGCGCTTCTTGTTGACGGTCTGGCGGCGGAACGCGAACAAGGCATAACAATTGACGTTGCCTATCGTTTCTTTGCGACCGAAAAGCGCAAATTCATTGTCGCGGACACTCCGGGTCACGAACAATATACGCGCAACATGGTCACGGGCGCCTCTACAGCAGACCTGGCTGTCATCCTTATCGACGCCCGGCAGGGCATTTTAACCCAGACGCGCCGGCATAGTTATTTGGCCCATTTGATTGGCATCAAGCATCTGGTCGTCGCTGTGAACAAGATGGATTTGGTTGGATATGACCAATCCGTCTATGATCAAATCATCGCCGACTATTCCGCTTTTGCGGAGGAGATCGGAATCGAGGCATTCACACCTATTCCAATTTCTGGTCTGGCCGGAGATAATATCACCAGCAAATCAGACAATAGCTCCTGGTATGATGGCCCTACTTTGGTCGAGCATCTGGAAAATGTCGAAGTGATGGTAACAACCAACCAGACGCGGCCGCTGCGCATGGCTGTCCAGTGGGTCAATCGACCCAATCTCGATTTCCGCGGGTTCAGCGGGCAAATTGCAAGCGGGACCGTAAAACCAGGTGACCCGGTTCGTATATTGCCCTCTGGCAAAACCACGACCGTCAAACGTATCGTAACCATGGACGGCGATCTTGAAGAAGCGGTTGCAGGACAGTCAGTCACTTTGACTTTTGCAGATGAGATTGATTGCTCTCGCGGTGACGTCATTGCAGCCGTTGATGCACCACCTCAGGTTGCTGATCAGTTTGAGGCCACCATTGTATGGATGGACGAAGCGGAACTGTTACCCGGTCGCAGCTATTGGATGAAGATCGGCACGCAGCTGGTCAGCACAACTGTTCAGCCGCCGAAATATCAGGTTAACGTCAATAATATGGAGCAGCTTGCTGCAAAGACGCTGGAGCTGAATGCCATTGGTGTAGCAGAAATTGCAACAGATCACCCCATTATCTTTGAACCTTATGCTGATAGCCGTGATCTTGGTGGCTTCATCCTGATTGACAAGATCAGCAACGCAACTGTTGCAGCCGGAATGCTACACTTTTGTTTGCGGCGATCACAAAATGTCCATTGGCAGGATGTCGATATTGACCGGGCTGCCCATGCCTTGCAAAAACGGCAGGAACCCCGTGTCGTCTGGTTTACGGGGCTGTCGGGATCAGGCAAATCGACCATTGCCAACATGGTTGAAAAACGACTTCATGCGCTTGGAAAGCACAGCTTCCTGCTGGACGGCGATAATGTTCGGCACGGCCTGAACAAGGATTTGGGATTTACGGATGCTGATCGTGTAGAAAATATCCGCCGCATTGGCGAGGTGGCAAAGCTCATGGCCGATGCTGGCTTGATTGTTCTCACAGCCTTTATTTCTCCCTTCAGAGCGGAACGACAGCTCGTCCGGTCGATGTTGCCGGATGACGAATTTATCGAAATATTCGTAGATACACCTTTATCGGTAGCAGAAGAACGTGATGTTAAAGGGCTTTATAAGAAGGCGCGCGCCGGAGAACTCAAAAACTTCACAGGGATCGACAGCGACTATGAAATTCCGGAAAATGCCGAGATTAGGATCGATACCACTAAGATGAGCCCTGAAGAAGCCGCTGAAATTATCGTGGACAAAATAGTCGGTAGTTGGTCCTATACGATATGA